In Trifolium pratense cultivar HEN17-A07 linkage group LG7, ARS_RC_1.1, whole genome shotgun sequence, a genomic segment contains:
- the LOC123894649 gene encoding uncharacterized protein LOC123894649, translating to MGSRSRAWTWSVATCVGVVEALKDQGICRWNSVIRSAQQHAKHNMRSLSHANNKLSSSSSATKLRDEKSKQSEESLRTVMFLSCWGPN from the coding sequence ATGGGTTCAAGAAGCCGTGCATGGACATGGAGCGTAGCAACATGTGTTGGAGTGGTCGAGGCATTGAAGGATCAAGGAATATGTAGATGGAACAGTGTCATAAGATCAGCACAACAACATGCTAAACACAATATGAGATCTTTGTCTCATGCCAACAACAagctttcttcttcttcatctgcAACCAAATTGAGGGATGAGAAATCCAAGCAGTCAGAGGAGTCTTTGAGAACTGTCATGTTCTTGAGCTGTTGGGGTCCCAACTAA
- the LOC123894650 gene encoding uncharacterized protein LOC123894650 produces MSRATTLSKGWMVAASVGAVEALKDQAGICRWNYALRQAHQHLKNRVRTFSQTKNFSSSSLVVSKFKDEKKAKQAEESLRTVMYLSCWGPN; encoded by the coding sequence ATGAGTCGTGCAACAACATTAAGCAAAGGCTGGATGGTGGCTGCTAGTGTTGGAGCTGTTGAGGCTTTGAAAGATCAAGCTGGTATATGCAGATGGAACTATGCTTTAAGACAAGCTCATCAGCACCTTAAAAACCGTGTTAGAACTTTTTCTCAAACAAAGAATTTCTCATCTTCTTCACTTGTTGTTAGCAAATTTAAAGATGAGAAGAAGGCAAAACAGGCTGAGGAGTCTTTGAGGACTGTCATGTACTTGAGCTGTTGGGGTCCCAATTGA
- the LOC123894652 gene encoding uncharacterized protein LOC123894652 has product MSRATTLSKGWMVAASVGAVEALKDQVGICRWNYALRQAHQHLKNRIRNLSQAKNLSSSSLVSKFKDEKKAKQAEESLRTVMYLSCWGPN; this is encoded by the coding sequence ATGAGTCGAGCAACAACATTAAGCAAAGGCTGGATGGTGGCTGCCAGTGTTGGAGCTGTTGAGGCTTTGAAGGATCAAGTTGGTATCTGCAGATGGAATTATGCTTTAAGACAAGCTCATCAGCACCTTAAAAACCGCATTAGAAATTTGTCTCAAGCAAAGAATTTGTCTTCTTCTTCACTTGTTAGCAAATTCAAAGATGAGAAGAAGGCAAAACAGGCTGAGGAATCTTTGAGGACTGTCATGTATTTGAGCTGCTGGGGTCCtaattga